In Actinoplanes derwentensis, the following proteins share a genomic window:
- a CDS encoding pyridoxal-phosphate dependent enzyme — protein sequence MRFDDITESIGNTPLVRIEPAVHGLANIDLYAKLELLNPFGSVKDRAAWNMVRPLLPGAAERGDTVVELSSGNTAKALAMIAGMHGLKFRSVTNRMRVPEIKDLLLLLGAEIDELPGRSECLDPSDTEDPLTRMYQRLDTDGGGYVHTDQYFNPLNVDAHVNGTGAEIVKDLDGNAPDFFIACVGTAGSSTGVARALRQQNPDTRVIGLVAAKNDFIPGIRTIDEVHEVGLFEPSVYDVIEPVSADEAIDGLLALVRRCGILAGPTGGGAFQGALHFLRTIDASLPSRKSAVFIVCDRVESYLSYLRDRRPALFGRPPRPNTIASLGDISDFPAVSVLDAPAFTRDALVIDVRNPYAYQALHIDGSINIADEVFADMLQAGLPFSRRRPVLLVCPVGERSAAYAALLTRMGHPDARSLDGGIIAWRDAGLELVRD from the coding sequence ATGAGATTCGACGACATCACCGAGTCCATCGGCAACACCCCGCTGGTGCGCATCGAACCCGCGGTGCACGGCCTGGCCAACATCGACCTCTACGCCAAGCTCGAACTGCTCAACCCGTTCGGCTCGGTCAAGGACCGGGCCGCGTGGAACATGGTCCGCCCCCTGCTGCCCGGCGCCGCCGAACGAGGCGACACGGTCGTGGAACTCTCCAGCGGCAACACCGCGAAAGCCCTCGCCATGATCGCCGGCATGCACGGGCTGAAGTTCCGCAGCGTCACCAACCGGATGCGGGTCCCCGAGATCAAGGACCTGCTGCTCCTGCTCGGCGCCGAGATCGACGAACTGCCCGGCCGGTCCGAATGCCTCGACCCCAGCGACACCGAGGACCCGCTCACCCGGATGTACCAGCGGCTCGACACCGACGGCGGCGGGTACGTCCACACCGACCAGTACTTCAACCCGCTCAACGTGGACGCCCACGTCAACGGCACCGGCGCGGAGATCGTGAAGGATCTGGACGGCAACGCTCCGGACTTCTTCATCGCCTGCGTCGGGACCGCCGGATCATCCACCGGCGTGGCCCGGGCGCTACGCCAGCAGAACCCGGACACCCGGGTGATCGGGCTGGTCGCGGCCAAGAACGACTTCATCCCCGGTATCCGCACCATCGACGAGGTGCACGAGGTCGGCCTCTTCGAACCCAGCGTCTACGACGTCATCGAACCGGTCAGCGCCGACGAGGCGATCGACGGCCTGCTCGCCCTGGTCCGGCGATGCGGGATCCTCGCGGGTCCCACCGGGGGCGGGGCTTTTCAGGGCGCACTTCATTTCCTGCGTACGATCGACGCTTCGCTTCCGTCGCGTAAGTCCGCGGTTTTCATCGTCTGTGACCGGGTGGAGAGCTACCTCAGTTACCTGCGGGATCGGCGTCCCGCTCTGTTCGGTCGCCCACCGCGCCCGAACACCATCGCTTCCCTGGGCGATATCTCGGACTTTCCAGCTGTTTCCGTTCTGGACGCGCCTGCCTTCACCCGCGACGCCCTGGTGATCGACGTCCGGAACCCCTACGCCTACCAGGCTCTGCACATCGACGGCTCGATCAACATCGCCGACGAGGTGTTCGCCGACATGCTCCAGGCCGGGCTGCCGTTCAGCCGTCGCCGTCCGGTGCTGCTGGTCTGCCCGGTCGGCGAGCGCTCGGCCGCCTACGCCGCCCTGCTCACCCGGATGGGCCACCCCGACGCCCGCTCCCTGGACGGCGGCATCATCGCCTGGCGCGACGCCGGCCTCGAACTGGTCCGGGACTGA
- a CDS encoding type III PLP-dependent enzyme domain-containing protein, whose protein sequence is MLPLTPRIGPVTQSLLDEGDLLKQLVNGLGSPVNVVLPQALHANVAAFRAVHRRHRLGGRVHFAHKANRSAALLRELAATDAGVDVASLGELQHALGAGFAPGRIMATGPKDRAYLWLAARAGVTVNADSAAELAELAALVAAHDLPRVRIMVRLSGFETTGVRVMSRRSRFGVPFAGFDAVLDLIQKHERELELAGIAYHLDTMALTEKAVALEGCLAALERCRTRGLRPWTLDAGGGFGLGYLADEGEWERYTSELAQAVLGNRPPMTWNGYGYGLRAESGTLRGSLALYPAYRKVFGADYLDALLGTGTPALGSLLLDHMYDLDIEPGRALLDDCGLVVARVLEVRDDGDDTLVRLGLNARDVGLEEHGVLMDPILIRRNDFHFGPVGVYLLGNLCLESDLITRRKVHLPARPAPGDLLAFVNAAGYFMDLTATTALHQPLGRKVAAFRSGGSWQWSLDEQYWPIHPPSEPP, encoded by the coding sequence GTGCTCCCCCTGACGCCGAGGATCGGGCCGGTCACGCAGTCCCTGCTCGATGAAGGTGACCTGCTGAAACAGTTGGTGAACGGACTCGGTTCACCGGTCAACGTGGTCCTGCCCCAGGCCCTGCACGCCAACGTCGCGGCCTTCCGTGCCGTGCACCGGCGACATCGCCTGGGCGGGCGGGTCCACTTCGCGCACAAGGCCAACCGGTCCGCCGCCCTGTTGCGCGAGTTGGCCGCCACCGACGCGGGGGTCGACGTGGCCTCGCTCGGCGAGTTGCAGCACGCGCTCGGCGCCGGGTTCGCCCCCGGCCGGATCATGGCCACCGGGCCCAAGGATCGCGCCTATCTGTGGCTGGCCGCTCGCGCCGGGGTCACCGTGAACGCGGACTCGGCCGCCGAGCTGGCCGAGCTGGCGGCGCTGGTGGCCGCACACGACCTTCCCCGCGTACGGATAATGGTCCGGTTGTCCGGTTTTGAAACCACCGGGGTCCGGGTGATGAGCCGCCGCAGCCGGTTCGGGGTGCCGTTCGCCGGGTTCGACGCGGTGCTCGACCTGATCCAGAAACACGAGCGGGAACTCGAACTGGCCGGGATCGCCTACCACCTGGACACCATGGCCCTGACCGAGAAAGCGGTCGCCCTCGAAGGCTGCCTGGCGGCTCTGGAGCGCTGCCGGACCCGCGGGCTGCGGCCGTGGACGCTGGACGCCGGCGGCGGGTTCGGCCTCGGTTACCTGGCCGACGAAGGGGAGTGGGAGCGGTACACGTCCGAGCTGGCCCAGGCCGTGCTCGGCAACCGCCCGCCGATGACCTGGAACGGCTACGGCTACGGTCTGCGCGCCGAGTCCGGCACGCTGCGCGGGTCCCTCGCGCTCTATCCGGCGTACCGGAAGGTGTTCGGGGCGGACTATCTGGACGCGCTGCTCGGCACCGGCACGCCGGCGCTCGGGTCGCTGCTGCTGGACCACATGTACGACCTCGACATCGAACCCGGCCGGGCGCTGCTCGACGACTGCGGCCTGGTCGTCGCCCGGGTGCTCGAAGTCCGCGACGACGGTGACGACACCCTGGTCAGGCTGGGGCTGAACGCCCGCGACGTGGGTCTGGAAGAGCACGGTGTGCTGATGGACCCGATACTCATAAGGCGGAATGATTTTCATTTCGGCCCGGTCGGCGTCTATCTTCTAGGGAATCTCTGCCTGGAATCCGACCTGATCACCCGGCGCAAGGTCCACCTGCCGGCCCGGCCCGCACCCGGCGATCTGCTCGCCTTCGTGAACGCGGCCGGTTACTTCATGGACCTGACGGCCACCACGGCCCTCCATCAACCGCTCGGCCGGAAGGTTGCCGCCTTCCGGTCGGGCGGGTCGTGGCAATGGAGCCTCGACGAACAGTATTGGCCCATCCACCCGCCCTCGGAGCCCCCATGA